In 'Nostoc azollae' 0708, the following are encoded in one genomic region:
- a CDS encoding aspartate-semialdehyde dehydrogenase, with the protein MSKSYHVAILGATGAVGTELLELLENRDFPLADLKLLASARSSGKTIKFKGENIPIESVSDHSFDKIDIVLASAGGGISKTWAGVAIEKDAVVIDNSSAFRMNQEVPLVVPEVNPQNAASHRGIIANPNCTTILMTLAVWPLHKVKPVKRIVAATYQSASGAGAKAMEEVKTQTSAILQGHPAVAEVLPYPLAFNLFPHNSPMTDLGYCEEELKMVNETRKIFGSQEIRITATCVRVPVLRAHSEAINLEFETPFSPHEAREILSQAPGIRFVEDWQTNHFPMPIEASGRDEVLVGRIRQDISHPCCLELWLCGDQIRKGAALNAVQIAELLIEKNWLSH; encoded by the coding sequence TTGTCTAAATCCTATCATGTAGCTATTTTGGGTGCGACTGGTGCTGTTGGCACAGAGTTACTCGAACTATTGGAAAACCGGGATTTTCCCCTTGCTGACTTAAAGTTGCTGGCATCAGCACGGAGTTCGGGGAAAACGATCAAATTTAAAGGAGAAAATATCCCCATTGAGTCTGTTAGCGATCATTCCTTCGATAAAATTGATATAGTGTTGGCTAGTGCTGGTGGTGGGATATCCAAAACCTGGGCTGGTGTAGCTATCGAAAAAGACGCAGTTGTAATTGATAACTCCAGCGCCTTCAGGATGAACCAAGAAGTTCCCTTAGTAGTACCAGAGGTGAATCCCCAAAACGCAGCTAGTCATAGAGGCATTATTGCTAATCCCAACTGCACAACAATTTTAATGACCTTGGCAGTATGGCCATTGCATAAGGTTAAACCAGTAAAACGCATTGTTGCTGCCACCTATCAATCTGCTAGTGGTGCTGGTGCTAAGGCAATGGAGGAGGTCAAAACCCAAACCAGTGCTATATTACAAGGACATCCGGCAGTTGCTGAGGTATTACCTTATCCATTGGCCTTTAACTTATTTCCCCATAATTCCCCAATGACCGATTTAGGATATTGTGAGGAAGAACTAAAAATGGTCAACGAAACCCGAAAAATATTTGGTAGTCAAGAAATCAGAATTACTGCCACTTGTGTGCGGGTTCCCGTACTTCGCGCCCATTCAGAAGCAATTAACCTGGAATTCGAGACACCTTTTAGTCCACATGAGGCTAGAGAAATTTTAAGCCAAGCCCCTGGTATCAGATTTGTAGAAGATTGGCAAACAAATCATTTCCCCATGCCAATAGAAGCTAGTGGTCGCGATGAAGTTTTAGTAGGGAGAATTCGCCAAGATATATCTCATCCTTGTTGTTTGGAATTATGGCTTTGTGGTGATCAAATCCGTAAAGGTGCAGCCTTAAATGCAGTACAAATTGCTGAACTGTTAATAGAGAAAAATTGGCTAAGTCATTAG
- a CDS encoding ribonuclease J has protein sequence MAKNELDSTLKIIPLGGLHEIGKNTCVFEYEDEIILLDAGLAFPTEAMHGVNIVLPDTTYLRENRHKIKGMIVTHGHEDHIGGIAFHLKQFDIPVIYGPRLAMAMLEGKLEEAGVRDHTELRTVMPRDIVRIGKAFFVEYIRNTHSIADSFTVAIHTPLGVVIHTGDFKIDHTPVDGEKFDLQRLAEHGEKGVLCLLSDSTNSEVPGFTPSERSVFPNLDRVFSQATGRLFVTTFASSVHRINMILQLAKKHNRVVTVVGRSMLNLIAHARNLGYIKCEDNLFQPLHTVRGMPDENVLILTTGSQGETMAAMTRIANKEHPHIKIWEGDTVVFSANPIPGNTIAVVNTIDKLMMQGAKVVYGRDKGIHVSGHGCQEEQKLMIALTRPKFFVPFHGEHRMLVKHAETAQSMGIPAENMIIIQNGDVIELTEESIRVAGKVSSGIELVDTTSSGMVSAKVLQERQRMASEGLVTIAAAIDWNGKLLAKPEIHMQGVVTSIDRALLLKWVQQRIEEILTVRWSEFVTGNEANDIDWGGLQVMLEKELQRSLRRELQCQPCLTLLMQIPEEPPVSVKAAADGRRRRTRPTAQVAS, from the coding sequence ATGGCTAAAAACGAACTTGATTCCACCCTCAAAATTATTCCTTTGGGTGGCTTGCATGAAATTGGTAAGAATACCTGTGTTTTCGAGTACGAGGACGAAATAATCCTGTTAGATGCAGGTTTGGCTTTTCCCACAGAGGCGATGCACGGCGTTAATATTGTGTTACCTGATACAACATATCTCAGAGAAAATCGCCATAAAATTAAAGGAATGATTGTTACTCATGGTCATGAAGATCATATTGGTGGGATTGCTTTTCACCTGAAACAATTTGACATCCCCGTAATTTATGGACCCAGACTAGCAATGGCAATGCTAGAGGGTAAATTAGAAGAAGCAGGAGTGCGGGATCACACCGAATTAAGAACTGTTATGCCTCGCGATATAGTCCGCATTGGTAAAGCCTTTTTTGTCGAATACATCCGCAACACCCACTCCATAGCTGATAGTTTCACCGTTGCTATTCATACCCCATTAGGTGTAGTTATCCATACAGGCGATTTTAAAATTGACCATACCCCGGTCGATGGAGAAAAGTTTGATCTGCAACGGTTAGCAGAACATGGAGAAAAAGGCGTACTGTGTCTACTAAGTGACTCTACTAATTCAGAAGTGCCTGGTTTTACACCATCAGAACGTTCTGTTTTCCCCAACCTGGATCGAGTATTTTCTCAAGCTACTGGGCGCTTATTTGTCACCACCTTTGCTTCCAGCGTACATCGCATCAACATGATTTTGCAACTGGCAAAGAAACACAATCGTGTAGTTACAGTTGTGGGACGTTCAATGCTGAATTTAATTGCCCACGCCCGGAACTTAGGTTATATCAAGTGCGAAGATAATCTATTCCAACCCTTACATACTGTCCGTGGGATGCCAGATGAAAATGTGTTGATTCTGACCACTGGCTCCCAGGGTGAAACAATGGCAGCTATGACCAGGATTGCTAATAAAGAACACCCGCACATTAAAATTTGGGAAGGTGACACAGTTGTATTCTCTGCTAACCCCATTCCAGGAAATACAATTGCCGTAGTTAACACCATTGACAAATTGATGATGCAAGGGGCAAAAGTAGTCTATGGAAGGGATAAAGGTATTCACGTTTCTGGCCACGGCTGTCAAGAAGAGCAAAAGCTAATGATTGCTTTAACTCGTCCTAAGTTCTTTGTACCTTTCCACGGTGAACATCGGATGTTGGTGAAGCACGCAGAAACCGCTCAGAGTATGGGTATACCTGCTGAAAATATGATTATTATCCAGAATGGAGATGTGATCGAACTCACGGAAGAATCTATCCGTGTTGCTGGTAAAGTATCATCAGGAATTGAACTGGTGGATACTACTAGTTCTGGGATGGTGAGTGCAAAAGTCTTGCAAGAACGACAACGCATGGCTTCTGAAGGACTTGTGACCATTGCTGCTGCCATTGATTGGAATGGTAAACTGTTGGCGAAACCAGAAATTCATATGCAAGGTGTGGTGACAAGTATTGATCGAGCACTTTTACTAAAATGGGTACAACAACGCATTGAAGAGATTCTAACCGTGCGTTGGTCAGAATTTGTCACCGGAAACGAAGCAAATGATATTGATTGGGGTGGTTTGCAAGTAATGTTAGAAAAAGAATTGCAGCGTTCTCTTCGTCGGGAGTTACAATGTCAACCATGTTTAACTTTGTTGATGCAAATTCCTGAAGAACCACCTGTTTCCGTAAAAGCTGCTGCTGATGGCAGAAGACGACGGACTCGTCCAACAGCGCAAGTAGCTTCTTAA
- the dapA gene encoding 4-hydroxy-tetrahydrodipicolinate synthase: MGDFGTIVTAMITPFKPDGSVNYDVAAKLAVHLVDNGTDTLVVCGTTGESPTLTWDEEYQLFVEVLQAVEGKAKVIAGCGSNSTTEAIAATQKAAKIGIHGSLQVVPYYNKPPQAGLYQHFEAIAQACPELPMLLYNVPGRTGQNLCPETVVQLAKIDNIVGIKEASGNLDQASEIRRLTPKEFQIYAGDDSLTLPLLAIGSKGVVSVASHLVGNQLKQMIKSFNMGSMEIATEIHLQLFPLFKALFLTTNPIPVKQALKLQGWEVGSVRSPLWEADAEICQKIEDVLNKLSLI, translated from the coding sequence GTGGGAGATTTTGGCACAATTGTAACTGCTATGATTACGCCGTTTAAGCCAGACGGCAGTGTTAACTATGATGTAGCAGCCAAATTAGCAGTACATCTGGTTGACAACGGTACAGACACATTAGTTGTGTGTGGGACAACAGGTGAATCCCCTACATTGACTTGGGATGAAGAATACCAGTTGTTTGTTGAGGTATTGCAGGCTGTAGAAGGTAAAGCCAAAGTCATTGCTGGTTGTGGTTCTAATTCAACCACAGAAGCGATCGCAGCAACCCAAAAAGCAGCTAAAATAGGAATACATGGTTCTTTACAAGTTGTTCCCTATTACAACAAACCGCCCCAGGCGGGATTATATCAGCACTTTGAGGCGATTGCTCAAGCCTGTCCCGAATTACCGATGTTGTTATACAATGTCCCCGGTCGTACTGGTCAAAACCTATGTCCAGAAACAGTGGTGCAGCTAGCAAAAATCGACAACATAGTGGGAATTAAAGAAGCCAGTGGGAATTTAGACCAGGCTAGTGAAATCCGCCGCTTGACACCAAAAGAATTTCAGATTTACGCTGGAGATGACTCTTTAACATTGCCTCTGTTAGCAATTGGGTCCAAGGGTGTAGTAAGTGTGGCTTCTCATCTGGTAGGCAATCAACTAAAACAGATGATCAAGTCCTTTAATATGGGCAGCATGGAAATAGCCACCGAGATTCACTTACAACTTTTCCCATTGTTTAAAGCTTTATTTTTAACAACAAATCCCATTCCTGTTAAACAAGCATTAAAACTTCAAGGTTGGGAGGTTGGTTCAGTTCGTTCACCTTTATGGGAAGCTGACGCAGAAATCTGTCAAAAGATAGAGGACGTGCTGAACAAACTTAGTTTAATCTAA
- the tig gene encoding trigger factor — MKVTQEKLEKSQIGLEIEITPEITKQKYEQVIRNLSGTVNIPGFRRGKVPRQILLQRLGVGRIKAAVLEELVPDGIEKAVKQEAISAIGQPRLRSSFDELINNYEPGKALIFSAAVDVEPEVIINQYTGFQLQAEEINYDSTKVDTVLDKERQQMATLIPVEGRASQIGDIAVVDFKGVITKAEGEDESTEPTPIPGGEATDFQVELEEDKFIPGFISGMLGMNPGETREIPAQFPDPYANQELAGKPALFTVTLKEIKEKELPELNDDFAQEVSEFETLAQLRASLEERSQKEAQDQTKANQQEALLAELIKHVEIDLPTTLIDQEVDTMLTQTAMKLSEQGLEVRKLFTQDIIPQLRERSQPEAIERLKRSLALQEIGNRESIQITSAEITARVNELLEQYADEEIDEERLQAVVEKELKNEKIIDWLLANSSVELVPVGSLSTTEETDSEDHSTEAE, encoded by the coding sequence ATGAAAGTTACCCAGGAAAAACTTGAGAAAAGTCAGATTGGACTAGAAATAGAGATTACACCAGAAATTACCAAACAAAAATACGAACAGGTCATTAGAAATTTAAGTGGTACTGTAAATATTCCTGGGTTTCGCAGAGGCAAAGTACCCCGGCAGATATTATTACAGCGCCTGGGCGTAGGTCGCATCAAAGCAGCCGTCCTGGAAGAACTAGTCCCTGATGGCATTGAAAAAGCAGTTAAACAAGAAGCAATTTCAGCCATTGGTCAACCACGATTACGCTCCTCTTTTGATGAATTGATTAATAATTATGAACCTGGGAAAGCCCTGATTTTTTCAGCTGCTGTCGATGTAGAACCAGAAGTGATTATTAATCAGTACACAGGTTTTCAACTTCAAGCAGAGGAGATCAACTACGATTCCACAAAGGTCGATACCGTTTTAGACAAAGAACGGCAACAAATGGCAACCTTGATTCCCGTGGAAGGACGAGCATCCCAAATTGGTGATATCGCCGTGGTTGATTTTAAAGGTGTAATTACTAAAGCTGAAGGTGAAGACGAGTCAACAGAACCTACACCGATTCCTGGTGGAGAAGCAACTGATTTTCAAGTTGAATTGGAAGAGGATAAGTTTATCCCTGGTTTCATCTCCGGTATGCTGGGAATGAACCCTGGAGAAACGAGAGAAATTCCGGCTCAGTTTCCAGATCCTTATGCGAACCAGGAATTAGCTGGTAAACCCGCACTGTTTACTGTGACACTCAAAGAAATCAAGGAAAAAGAACTACCAGAACTGAATGACGATTTTGCTCAAGAAGTGAGTGAATTTGAAACATTGGCACAATTGCGGGCATCTTTAGAGGAACGATCTCAAAAAGAAGCTCAAGATCAAACCAAAGCTAATCAGCAAGAAGCTTTGTTGGCAGAACTGATAAAGCATGTGGAGATAGATTTACCTACAACCTTGATTGATCAAGAAGTCGATACTATGCTCACACAAACAGCAATGAAACTGTCAGAGCAAGGATTAGAGGTGAGAAAGCTGTTTACCCAAGATATTATTCCTCAATTGCGGGAGCGATCACAGCCAGAAGCAATTGAGCGCCTCAAACGTTCCCTAGCCCTCCAAGAAATTGGCAACCGCGAATCCATCCAAATTACATCCGCAGAAATAACAGCCAGAGTCAATGAATTGTTAGAACAGTATGCTGACGAGGAAATAGATGAGGAAAGACTGCAAGCAGTGGTGGAAAAGGAACTAAAAAACGAAAAAATCATTGATTGGCTTTTAGCAAACTCATCTGTGGAACTAGTACCAGTTGGTTCTCTCAGCACCACAGAAGAAACTGATTCAGAAGATCACAGCACTGAAGCAGAATAG